From Persicobacter psychrovividus, one genomic window encodes:
- a CDS encoding M1 family metallopeptidase has protein sequence MKIKPFYRLILLALLFSVHQPVQAQQYTRQDTLRGANGPNRAWWDLVYYHLNVRVFPDQQSISGENIMKFVALKEGQTLQIDLQAPMQLTRVAQHGDNLKVTAIGNAYMVQLPKVMKAGEQGQLSLFFEGQPPVAKNPPWDGGFVWSKDSVSQKQPKHFIASACQGEGASLWWPCKDFPADEVDSMDISITVPSGLMDVSNGQLVEVNKNRKTKTTTYHWQVKNPINNYGVNINVADYASFDEIYDGEKGPLHCSYYVLKSDLQKAKRQFQQVPKMLKALEHWFGPYPFYEDGFKLVQTPYLGMEHQSSVTYGNGFKNGYKGTDLSGTGWGQTFDFIIVHEAGHEWFANNITNKDVADMWIHEGFTTYSEALYVEYYEGKEACDEYMRGIRSRILNDRPVIGHYGVNEEGSGDMYVKGACMLHTLRQIVNDDALWRSMLRGMNETFYHQTVSAAQIEGYMATKTGLELKPFFDQYLRTTQIPVMEYEIQDGYLNYRWTNCVADFNMPIALSIGGDSMILDASKKWHSLKLPNAEVSVEINQNLLIGQQFNGRFDNAAHQQ, from the coding sequence ATGAAGATTAAACCGTTTTACAGGCTGATACTTTTGGCCTTACTTTTTAGCGTACACCAACCTGTTCAGGCACAACAATATACCCGCCAAGATACCCTCAGAGGTGCCAATGGTCCCAATCGTGCATGGTGGGATTTAGTTTATTATCACCTCAATGTTCGGGTGTTTCCTGATCAGCAATCAATTTCTGGGGAGAATATTATGAAGTTCGTGGCCCTGAAAGAAGGGCAAACGCTTCAAATCGATTTACAAGCCCCCATGCAACTGACCCGTGTAGCGCAGCATGGCGATAATCTGAAGGTTACCGCGATAGGTAATGCTTATATGGTACAGTTGCCTAAAGTGATGAAAGCCGGCGAGCAAGGGCAGCTTTCCCTTTTCTTTGAGGGGCAACCACCCGTAGCGAAAAACCCGCCTTGGGATGGTGGTTTCGTGTGGAGCAAGGATTCTGTCAGTCAAAAACAACCAAAACATTTTATTGCCTCTGCCTGCCAGGGGGAAGGGGCAAGTTTATGGTGGCCCTGTAAGGATTTTCCTGCCGATGAGGTAGACAGTATGGATATTTCTATTACTGTACCAAGCGGTTTAATGGATGTTTCGAATGGGCAATTGGTTGAGGTGAATAAAAATCGAAAGACAAAGACCACAACTTATCACTGGCAGGTTAAGAACCCGATCAACAATTATGGGGTGAATATCAATGTGGCAGATTACGCTTCTTTTGATGAAATCTATGATGGAGAAAAAGGACCTTTGCATTGTTCCTATTATGTGCTGAAGTCAGACCTCCAAAAAGCCAAAAGACAGTTTCAGCAAGTGCCAAAAATGCTCAAGGCTTTGGAGCACTGGTTTGGGCCTTATCCTTTTTATGAGGACGGATTCAAGCTCGTTCAAACACCTTATCTCGGGATGGAACACCAAAGTTCGGTTACTTATGGTAATGGCTTTAAGAATGGCTACAAAGGCACTGATTTGTCTGGAACGGGTTGGGGGCAAACTTTTGATTTTATCATTGTGCACGAGGCAGGGCATGAGTGGTTCGCCAATAATATCACCAATAAAGATGTTGCTGATATGTGGATTCATGAAGGGTTTACCACTTATTCCGAAGCGCTGTATGTAGAATATTATGAAGGCAAGGAAGCCTGCGATGAGTACATGCGCGGGATAAGAAGCAGAATTTTAAACGACCGTCCTGTGATTGGACATTATGGTGTCAATGAGGAAGGATCTGGCGATATGTATGTGAAAGGCGCATGTATGCTGCATACGCTTAGGCAAATTGTGAATGATGATGCGCTTTGGCGATCGATGCTTCGCGGGATGAACGAAACTTTTTATCACCAAACGGTGAGCGCAGCGCAAATAGAAGGATATATGGCCACCAAAACGGGCTTGGAATTAAAGCCCTTTTTTGATCAGTATCTGCGTACCACGCAAATTCCTGTGATGGAGTATGAAATTCAGGATGGGTATTTAAATTACCGCTGGACGAACTGTGTCGCAGATTTCAATATGCCGATTGCTTTATCCATTGGGGGGGATTCCATGATTTTGGATGCTTCCAAAAAATGGCATTCTTTGAAGTTGCCAAATGCTGAGGTTAGCGTTGAGATTAATCAAAATTTGCTGATTGGGCAACAATTCAATGGCCGATTTGATAACGCAGCACATCAGCAATAG
- a CDS encoding DUF2911 domain-containing protein, which produces MKHTTILGILMCLLAIMSCEQVKEQAYKMSPMDTVKYENDLFSLQITYGRPFKKDRLIFGTKEEGALVPYGEIWRTGANDATEIMVTKDITINGQPVPEGKYSVYTIPGERDWTVAINKKIGYWGKSPVSEVFEPEQDLLRVQVPSQQLAKTMDQFTMTVVPSTSANKLTWVMSWDKTQVRIPMQIPAANN; this is translated from the coding sequence ATGAAACATACGACCATCTTAGGCATATTAATGTGCCTGCTCGCCATCATGAGTTGCGAGCAAGTGAAGGAACAGGCTTACAAAATGAGCCCCATGGATACCGTCAAGTATGAAAATGATTTGTTCAGCCTGCAAATCACCTACGGTAGACCTTTTAAAAAAGACCGCCTAATTTTTGGAACAAAAGAAGAAGGTGCCTTGGTTCCTTATGGTGAAATTTGGCGCACAGGGGCAAATGATGCCACAGAAATAATGGTCACCAAGGATATTACTATTAATGGTCAACCTGTCCCTGAAGGAAAATACTCGGTATATACCATTCCTGGTGAACGCGACTGGACAGTGGCGATAAATAAAAAAATCGGGTATTGGGGAAAATCCCCCGTCAGTGAAGTTTTCGAACCCGAGCAGGACCTGCTGCGTGTGCAAGTCCCTTCGCAACAATTAGCCAAAACAATGGATCAGTTCACCATGACAGTGGTTCCCTCTACCAGCGCCAATAAATTGACATGGGTTATGAGTTGGGACAAAACGCAAGTCCGCATTCCCATGCAAATCCCTGCAGCAAATAATTAG
- a CDS encoding malectin domain-containing carbohydrate-binding protein, translating to MKMKIGKVLTTVALGALFLGACSSDDENVQPVPQLQITNSADQVLKVEPGDEFKMDLGLQNETDRVTWSADTLPAGLSINSKTGEITGNFAELPSRLYSVFSNIKVVADDDTTNANSSIVNWHLLNLAEGEPILSVNAGGKESFTNDFGETFEADKYFTDGIVHTWFEDQEIMNTPQREIFVTERYGEEFSYDFDVENGKYIVELHFSENRWDGGAFRRFHIDIEGQTVEEALDIWKEANALNSTGTGKFFAINKEYQTTVVDGQLNIRFYLSTLGRDFPKVSGISIRKFNE from the coding sequence ATGAAAATGAAAATTGGGAAAGTTTTGACCACAGTGGCCCTCGGGGCATTATTCTTAGGCGCCTGTTCAAGCGACGATGAAAACGTGCAGCCTGTGCCTCAGTTGCAGATCACGAATTCGGCAGATCAAGTTTTAAAAGTTGAACCTGGTGATGAATTTAAAATGGATCTTGGTTTACAAAATGAAACCGATCGTGTGACCTGGTCAGCGGATACTTTGCCTGCGGGATTGAGCATCAATTCAAAAACGGGGGAAATTACAGGTAACTTTGCTGAATTGCCGAGTCGTTTGTATTCTGTCTTTTCAAATATTAAAGTGGTGGCCGATGATGATACCACCAATGCCAATTCGAGCATTGTCAATTGGCATTTGTTGAATTTGGCTGAAGGGGAACCGATATTAAGTGTTAATGCGGGAGGCAAAGAATCTTTCACCAATGATTTCGGTGAAACGTTTGAAGCGGATAAGTATTTTACAGATGGCATCGTTCATACTTGGTTTGAAGATCAAGAAATCATGAACACTCCGCAGCGGGAGATTTTTGTTACTGAGCGATATGGAGAAGAGTTCAGTTATGATTTTGATGTTGAAAATGGAAAATACATTGTCGAGTTGCATTTTTCTGAAAACCGTTGGGATGGTGGCGCTTTCCGACGATTCCATATTGATATTGAGGGGCAAACGGTAGAGGAAGCTTTGGATATTTGGAAAGAGGCCAATGCTTTAAATTCTACAGGAACAGGTAAATTCTTTGCGATTAATAAGGAGTACCAAACTACTGTAGTGGATGGTCAGTTGAATATCCGTTTTTACCTTTCGACCTTGGGCAGAGATTTTCCAAAAGTCTCAGGAATATCGATTCGGAAGTTTAATGAATAG
- a CDS encoding efflux RND transporter permease subunit: protein MELIKSAILNRQVTLTLTFMILCGGLYALLHMSRREDPQFNIRQGLVVVAYPGAGSLEVEQQVVRKVEELLFTFKEVRKAKTFSNSRAGLGYIVVELEKNVTDPEKFWSKLQHELNTLKKMSLPPSVLGPVVETGFGETIALLIGVRSEQRDQVELSTYLEKIENQLRTIPEVSKIQRVGEQTEAIYIESDLTKLSQYGISMTSLFLTLRGENYLFPAGKLNLGAQEIPLHEQSLFSSTEDIRNQIIGQGPEGATVRVRDVGTVERRFKKADKFIRVNGEEALLLSIEMLDGNNIVDFGDAIAAALQQVKPLLPEDIKIDFIVNQPKNVEDAVDRFIEEFFIAIVAVVIVIILLLPFRVAVISAVAIPVTVALTFTLLQAFGIELQQVSLAALIVVLGMLVDDAIVIADNYVEKLDEGKNTFEAAWSAANELKIPVLTASLTIIGSFLPLVILTGYVGEFIYSLPITVAIAISSSYLVAMFLTPLLCHHFIKKGLNEDKKPEKKGVLDRLQDFYNYLIEKSFAYTKLTILFSLLFLVVGGIAFLFIHQKLFPAAEKDQFVIELFMPEGTNLETTNKAIKEVERRIAKDERMVNYTTFVGQAAPRFYYNFSPEFPKANYAQVLVNTISVEATQEMVSELEKTIDVWVPEGIILAKQMQQGVTHDAPVEVRIFGDDLKVLQNLGVKVEAILNKLPTAYRVESDFKNPYFSLDLEERKWEASRLGITNASIAKNLQVALSGFTVSNFYEGNKVLDIIIEEPASQNDRYESVGNTYIVSPLSREKVPSSLVADVSPSWQISNLKHRNGRRTLTVLCRHLESDFPSEQMAAVRADIESIPLPPGYMIEYGGEFEDQNETFSEMYVAVALSVVLIFMIILLQFRDLKEVFLVLVAIPFCVPGAMIGLSILGYPFGFTAFVGLASLAGVTVRNSIILVDYANFLRAEGHDVREAAILAGERRIRPIFLTTLAAAVGVVPMIISGSEMWAPLATVIAFGLVFAMFMTLIVVPVLYYLLLKEDKTGNAKVGKTLMLLLLLLPVSQLSWGQVQEKSLSLDEALLMAYEQNPLLQAAALKLEEKSLNIKVAKSLYYPQVRANGSMFYWYNTKKVTDAEISLVDLPIIGSVPPLGLTTEFVIPEQGRFAGYGSVGVFQPVSQLFKIGSGVKLAALELEEEQASYSNAVSKVTVGVTKLYLGMLIEKAKLREQDSQLALTKEKLKEATDAVENGHLLQAYEYGLKAETLQQQSEIRKINTTYMDYQRKFAQLLSWPVDSITGLQVPTSMLIDSLYQQLGDLQTTNTDLKKADLLMQKAELGWQASKQDFIPDLTLFATGLYVGGVPVMPELNVLVGVNFNWTILSWGSRNKEVEIRKLQMKQAALNLQNELKEQAISAGNAEDQLKLAEELLTVAKKAVFFREEVLRVKGDAFENELITKKDLLEAKMEYHKSERQLLEAQLNLLLKKAELVAVYGKYGS, encoded by the coding sequence ATGGAACTTATTAAAAGTGCAATTCTCAATCGGCAGGTAACCCTGACCCTGACTTTCATGATTCTCTGTGGTGGTTTATATGCCTTGCTGCATATGTCGCGCAGGGAAGACCCACAGTTTAATATCAGACAGGGCTTGGTCGTTGTCGCTTATCCTGGTGCAGGAAGTCTTGAGGTCGAGCAACAGGTTGTTCGGAAGGTCGAAGAGTTACTTTTTACTTTTAAGGAAGTGCGCAAGGCCAAAACATTTTCTAATTCTCGGGCAGGACTCGGCTATATAGTCGTGGAGCTTGAAAAGAATGTTACTGATCCTGAAAAATTTTGGTCCAAGCTTCAGCATGAGCTCAATACATTGAAAAAAATGAGTCTTCCGCCGTCCGTGCTTGGCCCTGTGGTGGAAACGGGCTTCGGGGAAACTATTGCGCTGTTAATTGGTGTTCGTTCAGAGCAGCGTGATCAGGTAGAGCTGAGCACTTATCTTGAAAAGATTGAAAATCAGTTGCGAACCATTCCCGAAGTTTCCAAAATTCAGCGGGTAGGGGAGCAAACGGAAGCCATTTATATCGAGTCCGATTTAACAAAATTAAGTCAGTATGGGATATCGATGACGTCGTTGTTTTTAACCCTCAGGGGTGAAAATTACCTGTTTCCTGCAGGGAAGTTAAATTTGGGAGCTCAGGAAATTCCCTTGCATGAGCAAAGCCTTTTTTCCTCTACGGAAGATATCAGAAATCAGATTATTGGGCAGGGACCTGAAGGCGCAACGGTTCGTGTACGTGATGTGGGGACGGTGGAACGACGCTTCAAAAAGGCAGATAAGTTTATCCGTGTTAATGGCGAAGAGGCGCTTTTGCTTTCCATTGAAATGCTGGATGGTAATAATATCGTTGATTTTGGTGATGCCATCGCCGCAGCACTTCAGCAGGTGAAACCTTTATTGCCCGAAGATATAAAAATTGATTTCATCGTTAATCAGCCTAAGAATGTTGAAGATGCAGTCGATCGGTTTATTGAGGAGTTTTTTATCGCCATTGTAGCGGTGGTGATTGTGATCATTTTATTGTTGCCCTTTCGGGTGGCCGTCATCAGTGCGGTGGCTATTCCTGTCACCGTTGCCCTGACGTTTACATTACTTCAGGCTTTTGGCATTGAATTGCAGCAGGTGTCCCTCGCCGCCCTTATTGTAGTGCTCGGAATGCTGGTCGATGATGCGATTGTAATTGCTGATAATTATGTGGAAAAGCTGGATGAGGGAAAGAACACTTTTGAGGCTGCCTGGTCTGCGGCCAATGAATTGAAAATCCCTGTGCTTACGGCTTCTTTGACGATCATTGGGTCTTTTCTGCCTTTGGTTATTTTAACAGGGTATGTTGGTGAGTTTATTTATTCCCTGCCGATAACGGTTGCTATTGCGATCAGTAGCTCCTATTTGGTTGCGATGTTTCTCACGCCCTTGCTTTGTCATCACTTCATTAAAAAAGGCCTGAATGAGGACAAGAAACCTGAAAAAAAGGGCGTGCTTGACCGTCTGCAGGATTTTTACAATTACCTGATTGAGAAAAGTTTTGCCTATACGAAACTGACCATCCTTTTTTCCCTGCTCTTTTTAGTGGTGGGGGGCATAGCCTTTTTATTCATTCATCAAAAACTATTTCCTGCAGCGGAAAAAGATCAGTTTGTCATTGAGTTGTTTATGCCTGAAGGGACGAATCTGGAAACCACCAATAAAGCAATAAAGGAAGTCGAGAGGCGTATTGCCAAGGATGAGCGAATGGTGAATTATACCACCTTTGTTGGGCAGGCGGCTCCGCGGTTTTACTATAATTTTTCTCCAGAATTTCCGAAAGCCAATTACGCACAAGTATTGGTGAATACAATTTCTGTGGAAGCAACACAGGAGATGGTCAGTGAACTCGAAAAAACCATTGATGTGTGGGTGCCTGAGGGCATTATTTTAGCCAAACAAATGCAGCAGGGGGTTACCCATGATGCGCCTGTGGAAGTACGTATTTTTGGCGATGACCTGAAAGTGCTCCAAAATTTGGGTGTAAAAGTTGAAGCCATTTTGAACAAACTCCCTACGGCATACCGCGTGGAATCAGACTTTAAAAACCCCTATTTTTCCCTTGATCTTGAGGAACGAAAATGGGAGGCAAGCCGTCTGGGAATTACCAACGCCTCGATTGCCAAGAATTTGCAAGTAGCCCTGAGTGGTTTTACGGTGTCCAATTTTTATGAAGGGAATAAGGTACTCGATATTATTATTGAAGAGCCAGCCAGTCAAAATGACCGCTATGAGTCCGTTGGAAACACCTATATTGTTTCTCCATTAAGTCGCGAGAAAGTACCCTCAAGCCTGGTCGCTGACGTAAGCCCGAGTTGGCAGATCTCCAACCTCAAGCACCGCAATGGCCGACGAACGCTGACGGTTCTTTGTCGCCATTTGGAATCAGATTTTCCTTCTGAGCAAATGGCCGCCGTGCGTGCGGATATTGAAAGCATTCCACTGCCTCCAGGTTATATGATCGAATATGGTGGCGAATTTGAAGACCAGAATGAAACGTTCTCAGAGATGTATGTTGCTGTGGCGCTGAGTGTGGTGTTGATCTTTATGATTATTTTGCTTCAGTTCCGAGACCTTAAAGAGGTGTTTTTGGTGTTGGTAGCGATTCCCTTTTGTGTTCCCGGTGCCATGATCGGCTTGTCGATTTTAGGCTATCCTTTCGGATTTACTGCCTTTGTCGGTTTGGCATCTTTGGCGGGAGTTACCGTTCGGAACTCCATCATTTTAGTAGATTATGCAAATTTCCTTCGCGCGGAAGGGCATGATGTTCGGGAGGCGGCGATTCTCGCTGGTGAACGCCGAATTCGTCCAATATTCCTGACCACGTTAGCCGCTGCGGTAGGTGTGGTTCCGATGATTATTTCGGGCAGCGAAATGTGGGCTCCTTTGGCAACGGTGATTGCTTTCGGTCTGGTATTCGCCATGTTTATGACCCTTATCGTTGTTCCGGTGCTATATTATTTATTATTGAAAGAGGATAAAACGGGAAATGCTAAGGTCGGAAAAACATTGATGTTGTTGCTCTTGCTATTGCCCGTTTCGCAGTTGAGCTGGGGGCAGGTTCAGGAAAAATCACTCAGCCTTGATGAGGCTTTACTGATGGCTTACGAACAAAATCCGCTGTTGCAGGCGGCGGCTTTAAAACTGGAAGAGAAATCTCTGAATATTAAGGTGGCGAAATCGCTTTACTATCCGCAGGTGCGGGCAAACGGATCGATGTTTTATTGGTACAACACCAAAAAAGTTACTGATGCTGAAATTTCCCTCGTGGATTTACCGATCATCGGGAGTGTGCCACCCTTAGGTTTAACCACAGAATTTGTAATCCCAGAACAGGGACGATTCGCGGGCTACGGCTCCGTAGGCGTTTTTCAGCCCGTGAGCCAGTTGTTTAAAATTGGCAGTGGGGTGAAATTGGCTGCCTTGGAACTCGAAGAGGAGCAGGCTTCTTATTCCAATGCGGTTTCGAAAGTGACGGTAGGAGTAACAAAGCTGTATTTGGGGATGCTGATTGAAAAGGCGAAGTTGCGTGAGCAGGACAGTCAGTTGGCCTTGACGAAAGAAAAACTGAAGGAAGCCACAGATGCGGTAGAAAATGGTCATTTGTTACAGGCTTACGAATATGGGCTGAAAGCCGAAACATTGCAGCAACAGAGTGAAATTCGCAAGATTAATACCACCTATATGGATTATCAGCGGAAATTTGCGCAGTTGCTGAGTTGGCCTGTTGATTCCATTACAGGCTTACAGGTTCCTACTTCAATGCTCATTGATTCGCTGTACCAACAGTTGGGTGATCTGCAAACCACCAATACGGATTTAAAAAAAGCTGACCTACTCATGCAAAAGGCAGAATTAGGTTGGCAGGCAAGTAAGCAAGATTTTATTCCTGACTTAACCCTGTTTGCAACGGGTTTGTATGTCGGTGGAGTGCCTGTAATGCCTGAGTTGAATGTGTTGGTGGGGGTTAATTTCAATTGGACGATCCTAAGTTGGGGGAGTAGAAATAAGGAAGTCGAAATTAGGAAGTTGCAAATGAAACAAGCCGCCCTGAATTTACAGAATGAATTGAAAGAGCAGGCCATTTCGGCGGGAAATGCAGAAGATCAGTTAAAGCTTGCCGAGGAATTACTTACTGTGGCAAAGAAAGCGGTTTTCTTTCGGGAGGAAGTGCTTCGAGTGAAAGGCGATGCCTTTGAGAATGAGTTGATCACCAAAAAGGATTTGCTGGAAGCGAAAATGGAGTACCATAAAAGTGAAAGGCAGTTGTTGGAGGCGCAATTGAATTTATTATTGAAAAAGGCGGAATTGGTAGCGGTTTATGGAAAATATGGCAGTTAG
- a CDS encoding putative manganese-dependent inorganic diphosphatase yields MEKNILVLGHKNPDTDSICSALAYAALKNKLEIPATAVRLGDLNKETAFVLDHFKVTPPVFMDSIRPQLKDIKSATKAVIDDRLTLKQALEILTRENISSLPVVGADKKIETMLHVSDIANAYLEMSTLTIFKQFETTYQKVAETIAGEMVNKSLPQGIVKGNLLSLNNLNLQEGGDIVILELLKENLEKLKESKAGLVIWCPIDYSQEIDFAGFDIPVLKVDNGFFKVFKLISQSVTVASILQKKPFYMFRTTDTIEYVEGLMKEADQTNFPVVDEEGHVFATIKNKDLQNVDRRSVVLVDHNEKAQAIDGIETAQILEIVDHHKFGNFSTIEPLMIRAERVGCSSTIILDLYRSNGCLPEPKIAGLMLSAIISDTLLFKSPTCTQQDIDAAMDLSEIAGVSPREYGMEMLIAGASLGDKQPKDLINMDMKEFAMGDYKTALAQINTVDVQGVLAKQEEYKTVIEEAIKAKGYDLFLFVITDILNNGSQAMVYGRATDLFEEAFSIPLENNTAWMPGVVSRKKQLVPNLMAAVM; encoded by the coding sequence ATGGAAAAAAATATTTTAGTTTTAGGGCATAAAAACCCTGATACCGATTCTATATGTTCTGCATTGGCCTATGCAGCACTAAAAAATAAATTGGAAATCCCTGCCACGGCTGTTCGTCTTGGTGACCTGAACAAGGAGACTGCCTTTGTTTTGGATCACTTCAAGGTGACGCCCCCAGTGTTCATGGACTCCATCAGGCCACAGCTGAAAGATATTAAGTCTGCGACCAAAGCGGTAATCGATGACCGCCTGACGTTAAAGCAAGCGCTTGAAATCCTGACAAGAGAGAATATCTCAAGCCTGCCTGTAGTTGGTGCCGACAAAAAGATTGAGACCATGCTCCACGTTTCAGATATCGCCAATGCTTATCTGGAAATGAGTACTTTGACCATCTTCAAGCAATTTGAAACTACTTATCAGAAAGTGGCCGAAACTATTGCTGGTGAAATGGTGAATAAGTCCTTGCCACAGGGAATTGTAAAAGGTAATTTATTGTCTCTGAATAACCTTAATTTGCAAGAAGGTGGCGATATTGTAATTTTGGAGTTGCTGAAAGAGAACCTTGAAAAGCTGAAGGAATCAAAGGCTGGATTGGTCATTTGGTGCCCGATTGATTACAGTCAGGAAATTGATTTCGCAGGTTTCGATATTCCTGTGCTCAAGGTGGATAACGGGTTCTTCAAAGTATTTAAACTGATTTCTCAGTCGGTAACAGTAGCCTCTATTCTTCAGAAAAAACCATTCTACATGTTCCGTACCACGGATACCATTGAATATGTAGAAGGGCTGATGAAAGAAGCTGATCAAACGAACTTCCCTGTAGTAGATGAGGAAGGTCACGTTTTTGCCACCATCAAGAATAAGGATTTACAGAATGTGGATCGCCGAAGTGTGGTGTTGGTCGATCATAATGAGAAAGCTCAGGCGATTGATGGAATTGAAACTGCCCAGATTTTAGAGATTGTCGATCATCATAAATTTGGTAACTTCTCAACGATTGAACCATTGATGATTCGTGCCGAACGGGTAGGTTGTTCATCAACCATCATTTTGGATTTGTACCGTTCCAATGGGTGTCTGCCTGAACCAAAAATTGCAGGCCTGATGCTCAGTGCGATTATCTCTGATACCCTCTTATTTAAATCGCCTACCTGTACACAGCAGGATATTGATGCGGCAATGGACTTGTCGGAAATTGCTGGGGTTTCACCTCGAGAATATGGAATGGAAATGTTGATTGCTGGGGCTTCTTTGGGAGATAAACAACCGAAAGACCTGATCAATATGGATATGAAAGAATTTGCGATGGGTGATTATAAAACTGCTTTGGCACAAATAAATACCGTGGATGTACAGGGTGTTTTAGCGAAGCAGGAAGAATATAAAACCGTGATTGAAGAGGCGATCAAAGCCAAAGGTTATGATTTATTCCTTTTCGTCATTACTGATATTCTTAACAACGGTTCACAAGCCATGGTCTATGGCCGCGCAACTGATTTGTTTGAAGAAGCCTTCAGTATTCCATTGGAGAACAATACTGCCTGGATGCCAGGCGTTGTATCGCGTAAAAAACAACTGGTGCCAAATTTGATGGCCGCAGTCATGTAA
- a CDS encoding ArsC/Spx/MgsR family protein, with amino-acid sequence MELQEINTDLIIYNSSKFSDQKIICESRSILPTLKEIDLEKVKLNPHFIERILIQLHIPIWQMMNTDSAYYQMFNEHIDELSPQELMKLCCDHPELLQSPIIISHQKSFIPKHITELFSLVCPIH; translated from the coding sequence ATGGAGCTACAAGAAATAAATACCGACCTGATTATTTACAACAGCAGCAAGTTCTCTGACCAAAAAATCATCTGTGAATCGAGAAGCATCTTACCAACGCTAAAAGAAATTGACCTCGAAAAAGTTAAGCTCAATCCCCATTTCATCGAGCGTATTCTTATTCAGCTACACATCCCTATTTGGCAAATGATGAATACGGATAGTGCTTATTATCAGATGTTCAATGAGCACATCGATGAACTTTCGCCTCAAGAATTGATGAAATTATGTTGCGATCACCCGGAGCTTCTGCAAAGTCCGATCATTATTAGTCATCAAAAAAGTTTTATCCCTAAACATATTACTGAACTGTTTTCACTGGTTTGCCCAATACATTAA
- a CDS encoding efflux RND transporter periplasmic adaptor subunit has translation MRLAISFFCLLLALGCQDQSNQQAPAAAIPVKYQVIKAQKINSLLEYSGEVRAENQRALSFPVPGRIGKVYVEEGDQVKKGQLLMQLEQNEYQQGLLVAEKKMSQAQSEYDRLKKMYDRQSLTKSDFLKIETALAEAKANLVVFQRKLSYTQIRANEQGRVDRLFVRSGETVKEGVPVISMLHSGQYSIQFSLPENQIAKVKVGDSLRFRVPSISKSYFNATVDHIRPSADVLTRSFAVFANIEKAPKNLMQGMVAEVNIQVNGSQPQLVIPTNYVVPDPDGNLFVFIVQGNRAVRKRVIGDQLVGKGMLIEQGLSQGDSLIVAGQWKLTDGRQVKVVGHGTY, from the coding sequence ATGCGTTTAGCAATTTCTTTTTTTTGCTTGTTGTTGGCCCTCGGGTGTCAGGATCAGAGCAACCAGCAAGCACCTGCTGCGGCAATACCTGTTAAATATCAGGTGATTAAGGCTCAGAAAATCAATAGTTTATTAGAATATAGTGGCGAGGTTCGTGCTGAAAATCAGCGGGCTTTGTCTTTTCCTGTCCCTGGCCGAATTGGAAAGGTATATGTCGAAGAGGGCGATCAGGTGAAAAAGGGGCAACTGCTGATGCAGCTCGAGCAAAATGAATATCAGCAAGGGCTTCTTGTGGCAGAAAAGAAAATGTCACAGGCGCAGAGTGAATACGATCGACTGAAGAAAATGTATGATCGACAATCATTAACCAAGTCCGATTTTCTGAAAATTGAAACCGCCCTCGCCGAGGCCAAAGCTAATTTGGTGGTTTTTCAGCGGAAACTTTCTTACACACAAATTCGAGCAAATGAACAAGGACGGGTTGACCGTCTTTTTGTGCGTTCAGGAGAAACGGTAAAGGAGGGTGTTCCTGTGATATCGATGTTGCACAGTGGCCAATATTCTATTCAGTTTTCATTGCCCGAAAATCAGATTGCAAAAGTGAAGGTGGGCGACAGTCTACGTTTCCGTGTACCAAGTATCAGTAAATCTTATTTCAACGCCACGGTGGATCATATTCGCCCATCTGCCGATGTGCTTACCCGTAGCTTTGCGGTTTTTGCGAATATCGAGAAGGCACCCAAAAACTTGATGCAGGGGATGGTCGCCGAAGTTAATATTCAGGTCAATGGCAGTCAGCCTCAATTGGTAATTCCTACCAATTATGTTGTCCCTGATCCCGATGGAAATCTTTTTGTATTTATTGTTCAGGGTAACCGAGCCGTCCGAAAACGGGTGATCGGTGATCAGCTTGTGGGAAAAGGAATGCTAATAGAGCAGGGACTTTCTCAGGGAGACAGCCTGATTGTTGCCGGGCAGTGGAAATTAACGGATGGTCGTCAGGTAAAGGTAGTAGGGCATGGAACTTATTAA